A genomic window from Paucibacter sp. KCTC 42545 includes:
- a CDS encoding EAL domain-containing protein — protein MSASDFIQLDDGSPCGGCGDADKLSFRFDFAYQAIVDLASQSIWAHEALVRGPEGQGAGSVLSQVNEGNRYRFDQACRVKSIKTAASLGLETRLSINFLPNAVYKPEVCIRTTLEAARVNGFPLDRIIFEVTEGERVEDGPWLASILREYQRCGFLTAIDDFGAGYAGLTLLADFQPELIKLDMALVRGVDGSRARQAIARGILRICQDLGIAVIAEGIETVGERDFFSHEGVTLMQGYLFGRPGFRALTLPDAVAWPVVR, from the coding sequence ATGAGTGCCTCTGACTTTATTCAGCTTGACGATGGCTCCCCCTGCGGCGGCTGTGGCGATGCCGACAAGCTGAGCTTTCGCTTCGACTTTGCCTATCAAGCCATTGTTGATCTGGCCTCGCAAAGCATTTGGGCGCACGAGGCCCTGGTTCGCGGCCCTGAAGGTCAAGGCGCTGGCTCGGTGCTGAGTCAGGTCAACGAAGGCAACCGTTATCGCTTTGATCAGGCCTGCCGGGTCAAATCCATCAAGACGGCGGCCTCGCTGGGTTTGGAGACCCGGCTGTCCATCAACTTCTTGCCCAATGCGGTCTACAAGCCCGAGGTCTGCATCCGCACCACGCTTGAGGCGGCGCGCGTCAATGGCTTCCCCTTGGATCGCATCATCTTCGAGGTGACCGAGGGCGAGCGGGTCGAGGACGGACCGTGGCTGGCTTCCATCCTGCGCGAATACCAGCGCTGCGGCTTTTTGACCGCGATCGACGATTTCGGCGCGGGCTATGCCGGCCTGACCTTGTTGGCTGACTTTCAGCCCGAGCTGATCAAGCTCGATATGGCCTTGGTGCGCGGTGTTGACGGCAGCCGGGCCCGGCAGGCGATTGCGCGCGGCATTCTGCGCATCTGCCAGGACTTGGGGATTGCCGTCATCGCAGAGGGCATCGAGACCGTGGGCGAGCGCGACTTCTTCAGCCATGAAGGTGTGACCTTGATGCAGGGCTATTTGTTTGGCCGCCCGGGCTTTCGCGCACTGACGCTGCCGGATGCGGTGGCCTGGCCTGTGGTGCGATAG
- the mutM gene encoding bifunctional DNA-formamidopyrimidine glycosylase/DNA-(apurinic or apyrimidinic site) lyase, with product MPELPEVEVTRRSFAQAIEGATVTRVALGKALRWPLGLAPDSLVGGRVGAVTRRGKYLWLPISEPVAEGGLLLHLGMSGSLAFSAAPQSTPSAPGPHDHFDLYTDRGLLRLNDPRRFGAVVWSPAFDQPPAAKLLAGLGLEPFDPRFTGEYLRAGLSGRRVAVKSALLAGDIVVGAGNIYACESLFLAGIDPRLAASKVSRPRAERLAQAVRGVLAQALEAGGTTLRDFKDAHGVAGSFQMQASVYGREGLPCLRCDTPVRRIVQGQRSTFFCPKCQKK from the coding sequence ATGCCCGAGCTCCCCGAAGTCGAAGTCACCCGCCGCAGCTTTGCGCAAGCCATTGAAGGCGCTACGGTGACCCGCGTGGCCCTGGGTAAAGCGCTGCGCTGGCCGCTGGGGCTGGCGCCCGATAGCTTGGTGGGCGGCCGTGTTGGCGCCGTGACCCGCCGAGGTAAATATTTGTGGCTGCCGATATCCGAGCCGGTGGCCGAGGGCGGCTTGCTGCTGCACCTGGGCATGTCGGGCTCGCTGGCCTTCAGCGCCGCGCCGCAAAGTACGCCAAGCGCACCCGGCCCGCATGACCATTTCGACCTCTACACCGACCGTGGCTTGCTGCGTCTGAATGATCCGCGTCGCTTTGGCGCCGTGGTCTGGTCGCCTGCCTTTGATCAACCCCCGGCCGCTAAGCTGTTGGCCGGCCTGGGCCTTGAGCCTTTTGACCCGCGCTTCACCGGTGAGTACCTGCGCGCGGGCTTGAGCGGGCGCCGGGTGGCGGTGAAGTCGGCCCTGCTGGCGGGCGATATCGTTGTGGGCGCCGGCAATATCTACGCTTGCGAATCCCTGTTTTTGGCCGGCATTGACCCTCGGCTGGCCGCATCCAAAGTCAGCCGGCCGCGGGCCGAGCGCTTGGCGCAGGCTGTGCGCGGCGTGCTGGCCCAGGCGCTGGAGGCCGGCGGTACCACCTTGCGCGACTTCAAAGATGCGCACGGCGTGGCCGGCAGTTTTCAAATGCAGGCCAGCGTCTATGGCCGCGAAGGCCTGCCCTGCTTGCGCTGCGACACCCCGGTGCGCCGCATCGTGCAGGGCCAGCGCTCCACCTTTTTCTGCCCCAAATGCCAAAAGAAGTAG
- the recN gene encoding DNA repair protein RecN, with protein MLRRMSLRDFVIVPELELDFANGFSVLTGETGAGKSILIDALQLALGSRGDAGVVREGAARADITAEFDRPAHLTSWLDEAGFEHESGTLLLRRVIDAQGKSRAWINGSPATVTQLRELADSLLDIHGQHAWQGLTRPAAVRALLDDYAGLDLAALTAAFAAFKQASDALARAQSDQADLLRERERLAWQIGEIDRLAPGADEWDELNAEHQKLSHAQSLMDAARSALNELSEAEPSAESMLSTALDQLEKVLDFDASLLPAVEALRGAQTQMQDASHTLSAYLHSTELEPGRMQELDERVSAWLTLARRYRRPPQELAALHAQWRGELQALDAASDLESLEKQLAVAKQQFSAEAKKVSAARRSAAPKLAAAVTQAMQQLGMNGGVFEIQLLSQDQPQSFGLESAEFLVAGHAGSAARPLAKVASGGELSRIALAIAVTASQQQQAGVGTLIFDEIDAGVGGAVAETVGRLMKQLGRERQVLAVTHLPQVAACADQHLVVAKSLHGGQTCSEVRPVSGEARTAEIARMLGGERLSSTSLAHAQEMLDLSGLPTAGAKPKKAKS; from the coding sequence ATGTTGAGGCGCATGAGCCTGCGGGACTTTGTCATCGTTCCCGAACTGGAGCTGGATTTCGCTAACGGTTTTTCGGTGCTGACCGGCGAGACCGGCGCGGGCAAGTCGATTCTGATCGACGCCCTGCAGCTGGCTCTGGGCAGCCGCGGCGACGCCGGTGTGGTGCGCGAGGGCGCCGCCCGGGCCGACATCACGGCCGAGTTCGACCGCCCCGCCCACCTCACCAGTTGGCTGGATGAGGCCGGCTTCGAACATGAATCCGGCACGCTGCTGCTGCGCCGTGTCATCGACGCCCAAGGCAAGAGCCGCGCCTGGATCAACGGCAGCCCCGCCACCGTGACTCAGCTGCGCGAGCTGGCCGACAGCCTGCTGGACATTCACGGCCAACATGCCTGGCAAGGACTGACCCGCCCGGCCGCCGTGCGCGCCCTGCTGGATGATTACGCCGGCCTCGACCTGGCGGCGCTGACCGCCGCCTTCGCCGCCTTCAAGCAAGCCAGCGATGCGCTGGCCCGTGCCCAGTCCGACCAAGCCGATTTGCTGCGCGAGCGCGAACGCCTGGCCTGGCAGATCGGCGAGATTGATCGCCTCGCACCTGGCGCCGACGAATGGGATGAGCTCAACGCCGAGCATCAAAAGCTCTCGCATGCGCAGTCGCTGATGGACGCCGCGCGCAGCGCGCTGAACGAGCTCAGCGAAGCCGAGCCCAGCGCCGAGAGCATGCTCAGCACCGCCCTCGATCAGCTCGAAAAAGTGCTGGACTTTGATGCCAGCCTGCTACCCGCCGTTGAAGCCTTGCGCGGCGCGCAGACGCAGATGCAAGACGCCAGCCACACGCTCAGCGCCTATTTGCACAGCACCGAGCTGGAACCCGGCCGCATGCAGGAGCTGGACGAGCGCGTTTCCGCCTGGCTGACGCTGGCGCGCCGCTACCGCCGCCCGCCGCAGGAGTTGGCTGCCTTGCACGCCCAATGGCGCGGCGAGTTGCAAGCGCTGGACGCCGCCAGCGATCTGGAATCCCTGGAAAAACAACTGGCCGTCGCGAAGCAGCAGTTCAGCGCTGAAGCCAAGAAGGTGTCGGCCGCGCGCCGCTCGGCCGCACCCAAGCTGGCTGCCGCCGTCACCCAAGCCATGCAGCAACTGGGCATGAACGGTGGTGTGTTCGAGATTCAATTGCTGAGCCAGGATCAGCCGCAGAGCTTTGGCCTGGAATCGGCCGAATTTCTGGTGGCCGGCCACGCCGGCAGCGCGGCACGCCCGCTGGCCAAAGTGGCCTCGGGCGGCGAGCTGTCGCGCATCGCACTGGCCATTGCCGTGACGGCCAGCCAGCAGCAACAAGCCGGCGTGGGCACGCTGATCTTTGACGAAATTGATGCGGGGGTCGGCGGCGCGGTGGCCGAAACCGTGGGCCGCCTGATGAAGCAGCTGGGGCGCGAGCGCCAGGTCTTGGCGGTGACTCACCTGCCGCAAGTCGCCGCCTGTGCCGACCAGCATCTGGTGGTGGCCAAAAGCTTGCACGGCGGCCAGACCTGCAGCGAGGTGCGCCCGGTCAGCGGCGAAGCCCGCACGGCCGAAATCGCCCGCATGCTCGGCGGCGAGCGGCTGTCTTCCACCAGCCTGGCCCACGCCCAGGAAATGCTGGACCTCTCCGGCCTGCCAACGGCCGGAGCCAAACCCAAGAAAGCCAAGTCATGA
- the hrcA gene encoding heat-inducible transcriptional repressor HrcA, whose product MLDERSKSLLKTLVERYIADGQPVGSRTLSKASGLELSPATIRNVMADLEDLGLIASPHTSAGRIPTSRGYRLFVDTMLTTQTALLGADARPIEPHLAPDQPQRVIANAAALLSNLSNFVGVVTAPRKPSVFHHIEFLRLGERRVLVIMVSPDGDVQNRVIFTAQDLSQSELAEASNRLNNGYAGLSLEGVRERLKSEVDALRGEIAALMSAAVQAGTDAMAEEQERVVIAGERNLLTVQDFGNDMGSLRRLFDMFEQKTQLMRLLDVSSRAEGVRIYIGGESQVVPFEELSIVSAPYEIDGHIVGTLGVIGPTRMAYDRMIQIVDITSRMMSQALSQK is encoded by the coding sequence ATGCTCGACGAGCGATCCAAATCCCTGCTGAAAACCCTGGTTGAACGTTATATCGCTGACGGTCAGCCCGTGGGTTCGCGCACGCTTTCCAAAGCCTCCGGCCTGGAGTTGAGCCCGGCCACCATCCGCAATGTGATGGCCGACCTGGAAGACTTAGGCCTGATCGCCAGCCCGCACACCAGTGCCGGCCGCATCCCTACCTCGCGCGGTTACCGCCTGTTTGTCGACACCATGTTGACCACGCAGACCGCGCTGCTGGGGGCTGATGCGCGGCCAATTGAGCCGCATTTGGCGCCTGATCAACCGCAGCGCGTCATCGCCAATGCGGCGGCCCTGCTGTCGAATTTGTCGAATTTCGTCGGTGTGGTGACGGCGCCGCGCAAGCCCAGCGTGTTCCACCACATCGAATTCCTGCGCTTGGGTGAGCGGCGGGTCTTGGTGATCATGGTCTCGCCCGATGGCGATGTGCAAAACCGCGTCATCTTTACGGCGCAAGACCTGAGCCAGTCCGAACTGGCCGAGGCCAGCAACCGCCTGAACAATGGCTATGCGGGTTTGAGCCTGGAAGGTGTGAGGGAGCGCTTGAAGTCCGAAGTCGATGCGCTGCGCGGTGAAATCGCCGCCTTGATGAGCGCGGCCGTGCAAGCTGGCACCGACGCCATGGCCGAGGAACAAGAGCGCGTGGTCATTGCTGGCGAGCGCAATTTGCTCACCGTGCAAGACTTCGGTAACGATATGGGCAGCCTGCGGCGCTTGTTCGATATGTTTGAGCAAAAGACGCAGCTGATGCGCTTGCTCGATGTGTCCAGCCGCGCCGAGGGTGTGCGCATTTATATCGGCGGCGAGAGCCAGGTCGTGCCTTTTGAAGAGCTGTCCATCGTTTCCGCGCCGTATGAGATTGACGGCCACATCGTGGGCACCTTGGGTGTGATTGGCCCGACCCGGATGGCTTACGACCGCATGATCCAGATCGTCGACATCACCTCGCGCATGATGAGCCAGGCGCTGTCGCAGAAATAG
- the rapZ gene encoding RNase adapter RapZ — protein MQSDVVLVTGMSGGGKSVVMHALEDAGFFCVDNLPAELLLEFLSLEKLRGKRHVAIAVDVRSVGSLPLLLPLIKKLRAEGVPVRSIFLDANTEALMRRFSETRRPHPLRQDLGQQLQTEGEDQHRALLDAITLERELLSALRVESTVLDTSQLRPAQLRAWVRDLVVVDGTTLTLVFQSFAFKHGVPSDADLVFDVRVLPNPYYDRELRPLNGRDAPVADYLSAQPEVDLMMGQISGFLATWLPSYAADQRSYLTVAIGCTGGQHRSVFLVEALARKFASHGQVLKRHRELDAR, from the coding sequence ATGCAAAGCGATGTGGTGCTGGTCACCGGCATGTCGGGTGGCGGCAAATCGGTGGTGATGCATGCGCTGGAAGATGCCGGCTTTTTCTGCGTCGACAACCTGCCGGCCGAGTTGCTGCTGGAGTTTCTGAGCCTGGAGAAGCTGCGCGGCAAGCGCCATGTGGCGATTGCGGTGGATGTGCGCAGCGTCGGCTCCCTGCCCTTGCTGCTGCCCCTGATCAAAAAACTGCGCGCCGAAGGCGTGCCGGTGCGTTCGATCTTTCTGGACGCCAATACCGAAGCCTTGATGCGGCGCTTCTCCGAGACGCGCCGCCCGCACCCACTGCGCCAAGACCTCGGCCAACAGTTGCAGACCGAAGGCGAAGATCAGCACCGCGCCTTGCTGGACGCCATCACGCTGGAGCGCGAGCTGCTCAGCGCCCTGCGGGTGGAATCTACCGTGCTGGACACATCCCAGCTGCGCCCAGCCCAGTTGCGCGCCTGGGTGCGCGACTTGGTGGTGGTGGACGGCACCACGCTGACGCTGGTGTTCCAGTCTTTCGCTTTCAAGCATGGCGTGCCCAGCGATGCCGACCTGGTGTTCGACGTGCGCGTGCTACCCAACCCCTATTACGACCGCGAACTGCGGCCGCTGAACGGGCGCGACGCGCCGGTGGCTGACTATTTGTCGGCCCAGCCCGAGGTGGACTTGATGATGGGTCAGATCTCCGGCTTCCTGGCCACCTGGCTGCCCAGCTATGCCGCTGATCAGCGCAGTTATTTGACGGTGGCGATTGGCTGCACCGGCGGCCAGCATCGCTCGGTCTTCTTGGTCGAGGCGCTGGCGCGCAAATTCGCCAGCCACGGCCAGGTGCTCAAACGCCACCGGGAGCTGGACGCGCGCTGA
- a CDS encoding NAD kinase, whose product MAKPFQHVAIVGKHQARGIRPILEEIADFVMRQGLDVSLERDTALNTGITNFDAKSNEELGQQCDLAIVVGGDGTMLGFAREMARYGVPLVGINQGRLGFITDISIEHYQEALTPILAGDFETEKRPMLEGAVWRDERSIFEGFALNDVVVSRGATASMVELRVDVGDEFVANMRADGIIVASPTGSTAYALSAGGPILHPSIAGWLLVPIASHTLSNRPIVLPDTGEVRMEIVAGRDASVNFDMQSLASLLHGDRITVRRSTHQVCFLHPKGWSYYATLRRKLRWYEGVS is encoded by the coding sequence ATGGCCAAACCGTTCCAACATGTGGCAATTGTGGGCAAGCATCAAGCCCGGGGTATCCGCCCAATTCTTGAGGAAATTGCCGACTTTGTGATGCGGCAAGGCCTGGACGTTTCGCTTGAGCGCGACACCGCCCTGAACACCGGCATCACCAACTTCGACGCCAAATCGAACGAGGAGTTGGGCCAGCAATGCGACCTAGCCATCGTCGTCGGTGGCGACGGCACCATGCTGGGCTTTGCCCGCGAGATGGCACGCTACGGCGTGCCGCTGGTGGGCATTAACCAGGGCCGGCTTGGCTTCATCACCGATATTTCCATCGAACATTACCAAGAGGCGCTAACGCCCATCTTGGCTGGTGACTTCGAAACCGAGAAGCGCCCCATGCTCGAAGGCGCCGTCTGGCGCGACGAGCGCAGCATTTTTGAAGGCTTTGCGCTCAACGATGTGGTGGTGAGCCGTGGCGCCACCGCCAGCATGGTGGAGTTGCGCGTCGATGTGGGCGATGAGTTCGTGGCCAATATGCGGGCGGACGGCATCATCGTCGCCTCGCCCACCGGCAGCACCGCCTATGCGCTGTCCGCCGGCGGGCCGATTCTGCACCCCTCCATCGCGGGCTGGCTGCTGGTGCCCATTGCCTCGCACACCTTGTCGAACCGACCCATCGTTTTGCCTGATACCGGCGAGGTGCGCATGGAGATCGTGGCCGGCCGCGACGCCAGTGTGAACTTCGATATGCAAAGCCTGGCCAGCCTGCTGCACGGCGACCGCATCACCGTGCGCCGCTCGACCCATCAGGTTTGTTTTTTGCACCCCAAGGGCTGGAGTTACTACGCCACGTTGCGCCGCAAGCTGCGCTGGTATGAGGGAGTGAGTTGA
- the mutY gene encoding A/G-specific adenine glycosylase, translating into MPKEVVDFFAPRLVAWQRSHGRNSLPWQNTRDPYRVWLSEIMLQQTQVTTVLGYYQRFLERFPTVLDLGAATLDEVLALWAGLGYYSRARNLHACAQAVASQHAGQFPGTAAALQELPGIGRSTAAAIAAFCFGERVAILDGNVKRVLTRLLAFEGDMASAAEEKKLWLLAAELLPAQGDQMTAYTQGLMDLGSGVCTARSPQCLLCPVQELCAGRAQGEPTRFPIKTKKLKRSRRENWWLWLEHEGQVLLSQRPATGVWAGLWSLPMYDDEAALQQAASALATPLEPMPGIKHVLTHFDWTLHTQRAELRARPDAGQFGGEWVARERLAEYALPAPLKKLIG; encoded by the coding sequence ATGCCAAAAGAAGTAGTCGATTTTTTCGCGCCGCGCCTGGTAGCCTGGCAGCGCAGCCATGGTCGCAATAGCTTGCCTTGGCAGAACACCCGCGACCCTTACCGCGTCTGGCTGTCCGAGATCATGTTGCAGCAGACCCAGGTGACGACGGTGCTGGGCTACTACCAGCGCTTTCTGGAGCGTTTTCCCACGGTGCTCGATCTTGGTGCGGCCACGCTGGACGAGGTTTTGGCGCTGTGGGCGGGCCTGGGCTATTACAGCCGGGCGCGCAATTTGCACGCTTGCGCGCAAGCCGTGGCCAGCCAGCATGCGGGGCAGTTCCCGGGCACGGCTGCGGCCCTGCAGGAATTGCCCGGCATCGGCCGCTCGACCGCAGCGGCCATTGCGGCTTTTTGCTTTGGCGAGCGGGTGGCGATTCTGGACGGCAATGTCAAGCGCGTGCTGACCCGCTTGCTGGCTTTCGAGGGCGATATGGCCAGCGCGGCAGAGGAGAAAAAGCTCTGGCTGCTGGCCGCCGAGCTGCTGCCAGCGCAGGGTGATCAGATGACGGCTTACACCCAGGGCTTGATGGATCTGGGTTCAGGTGTGTGCACGGCTCGCTCGCCGCAGTGCTTGCTGTGCCCGGTGCAAGAGTTGTGTGCCGGCCGTGCGCAGGGCGAGCCGACGCGTTTCCCGATCAAAACCAAGAAATTGAAGCGCAGCCGGCGCGAGAACTGGTGGCTCTGGCTCGAGCATGAGGGTCAGGTCTTGCTGAGCCAACGCCCGGCCACCGGCGTGTGGGCGGGTCTGTGGAGCTTGCCCATGTATGACGATGAGGCGGCGCTGCAGCAAGCGGCCAGCGCGCTGGCCACGCCGCTGGAGCCTATGCCGGGCATCAAGCATGTGCTGACCCATTTCGACTGGACCTTGCATACCCAGCGTGCTGAATTGCGCGCCCGGCCGGACGCCGGCCAATTCGGCGGAGAATGGGTCGCTCGCGAGCGCTTGGCTGAATACGCCTTGCCGGCGCCGCTGAAAAAACTAATTGGCTGA